The bacterium HR11 genomic interval TGGTAGAGGACGTTGAACTCCCGCTCGCCCAACAGACGGGCCAGGCTTTCGGTGGCGGCGACGTTGCCGGCCGCCAGGGAGGCGAAGGACGTCGTGTCGATATTTTCCGTGTCCCCCTGGAAGGCGACCATCGAGCCGTTCCGGTCGATCAGGAAGACCATCTGAGCGTTGGCGCCCTCCTTCAAGCGATGCAGGACCTGCTGGATTTGGTCGTAGTCCTGCTCGTAAAGCACGAAATCAAAACCCATCATAGACACCGCCCTGCGCGCTTCACATGCCCAATTTACCGAAAGCTATGCGGGGACGCAAGAGGAGTAACGAGTCACGGGGTGACGGGGACGAGTCGAGCTTGTCGGACCTCGACGACGGCTCTTTTTCTGAGACGATGGCTCACCACGTCGTCACGCCGTCCATAGCGAACGGCGAATAGTGAGGGGACAGTCCACAATCCGCTCCTCCCTATCCGCCATCCGTTCCACCGTGTCTTCGGAGGGGTCCCGAATGGAGTCACCCTGCCGTTCGTAGAAAGTCGAAGGGCTCTATCATGGTTCAGCGGTCGGCTCGCCGAGAGCTCTCTCGCCCCCGGCGGGGGTGCCGACGGCGACAGGGGGTCGCTCATTCCACTCAGGATGCCAGACCGAGCGGAGGGTCAGTTGGGGTGCCCGGGCATAAGCCTCGTCATAGGGGAGCATGTAGATGGTCTCCCAGGGGCAGTACTTGGCGCACAGCGTGCACCCGATACATCGGTCCAGGTCGACCTCGACGAGCTGATAGTGCCCCGGGATGCCGCCCTCACCGGGAACGACGAGGATACAGTCGACGGGACAGAACTGAATGCAGGCCTCGCAACCCGTACATCCGTTCTGGTCCACGACCGCCAGTTGGATGGGCTTCTTCTTCCGCTGGATGACTCGATCCGCCATCGATGACTCCTGGAGCCGGCGGCCGGACTCGAACCGGCGACCTGCTGATTACGAATCAGCCGCTCTACCGGCTGAGCTACGCCGGCTCGGCGATACCGC includes:
- the rsxB gene encoding Electron transport complex subunit RsxB; its protein translation is MADRVIQRKKKPIQLAVVDQNGCTGCEACIQFCPVDCILVVPGEGGIPGHYQLVEVDLDRCIGCTLCAKYCPWETIYMLPYDEAYARAPQLTLRSVWHPEWNERPPVAVGTPAGGERALGEPTAEP